The proteins below come from a single Rosa rugosa chromosome 2, drRosRugo1.1, whole genome shotgun sequence genomic window:
- the LOC133734285 gene encoding aluminum-activated malate transporter 2-like isoform X2, translated as MWAILTVVVVFEFSVGATIGRGLNRMMSTVVASALGIGAHRLATLTGNQGEPILIALFVFVEAGIVTFFRFIPQMKARYDYGLLIFNVTFCLVSVSGYRDKEVIQMGFERVCTITIGGCIAVAVCVFIRPVWIGVELHNRISTNMEKLANFLEEFGDEYFKVSENEQTREKSSFLEGYKSVLTSKGSENTMANLARWEPGHGNFRFRHPWEQYLKVGTLTRQCAFKIEALNNYLTSETQTPQEVKSIIQGPSVVISSECGKALKELATSVKKMTKSSSNEPHIAKSKDAAEELKAVIRSSLCKHPADSLHIIQEGAVASLLLEIITCIEKIADAAHKLASQAHFKDVKPTVKPDQENSVNDGPHHVITIEG; from the exons ATGTGGGCTATTCTGACAGTTGTGGTCGTTTTTGAATTTTCTGTTG GAGCGACGATAGGACGAGGTTTGAATAGAATGATGTCTACTGTAGTAGCTTCTGCTCTTGGCATTGGAGCTCATCGATTAGCAACTCTGACAGGAAATCAAGGAGAGCCTATACTTATTGCTCTCTTTGTCTTCGTAGAAG CTGGAATAGTGACATTCTTCAGATTCATTCCCCAAATGAAGGCAAGATACGATTATGGGCTGCTGATATTCAACGTGACGTTCTGCCTGGTATCGGTGTCTGGATATCGCGACAAAGAGGTCATACAAATGGGATTCGAAAGGGTATGTACCATCACCATTGGAGGCTGTATAGCTGTTGCTGTTTGTGTTTTCATTCGTCCAGTATGGATAGGGGTGGAGCTTCACAATCGGATTTCTACCAACATGGAAAAGCTGGCCAATTTCTTAGAAG AATTTGGAGATGAATACTTTAAAGTATCTGAAAATGAGCAGACCAGAGAGAAGTCATCGTTTCTTGAGGGATATAAAAGTGTTCTAACTTCAAAAGGCAGTGAAAACACTATG GCTAATTTGGCAAGATGGGAACCGGGCCATGGGAATTTCAGATTTCGTCATCCATGGGAACAATACTTGAAAGTTGGAACCCTTACTCGCCAATGTGCGTTCAAAATTGAAGCTCTCAACAACTACCTTACCTCTGAAACCCAA ACACCTCAGGAAGTCAAAAGCATAATACAAGGGCCAAGCGTGGTTATAAGCTCAGAGTGTGGGAAAGCATTGAAGGAGTTAGCAACCTCAGTGAAGAAAATGACCAAATCATCCTCAAATGAGCCTCATATTGCAAAGTCGAAAGATGCTGCTGAAGAACTCAAAGCTGTTATAAGATCAAGCTTGTGTAAACACCCAGCTGATTCTCTACATATAATACAAGAAGGTGCAGTGGCTTCACTACTCCTTGAAATTATCACATGTATAGAGAAAATTGCCGACGCTGCTCATAAACTAGCATCCCAAGCACATTTTAAGGATGTAAAGCCTACAGTGAAaccggaccaggaaaactccgtGAATGATGGGCCACACCATGTTATTACGATTGAGGGTTAA
- the LOC133734285 gene encoding aluminum-activated malate transporter 2-like isoform X1, whose translation MASSNNDHDQVKAAGLFERLWGKIVKFGLMLKKLGQDDPRRTVHSLKVALALTLVSMLFYFEPLYEGLGLAAMWAILTVVVVFEFSVGATIGRGLNRMMSTVVASALGIGAHRLATLTGNQGEPILIALFVFVEAGIVTFFRFIPQMKARYDYGLLIFNVTFCLVSVSGYRDKEVIQMGFERVCTITIGGCIAVAVCVFIRPVWIGVELHNRISTNMEKLANFLEEFGDEYFKVSENEQTREKSSFLEGYKSVLTSKGSENTMANLARWEPGHGNFRFRHPWEQYLKVGTLTRQCAFKIEALNNYLTSETQTPQEVKSIIQGPSVVISSECGKALKELATSVKKMTKSSSNEPHIAKSKDAAEELKAVIRSSLCKHPADSLHIIQEGAVASLLLEIITCIEKIADAAHKLASQAHFKDVKPTVKPDQENSVNDGPHHVITIEG comes from the exons ATGGCATCTTCAAATAATGACCATGATCAGGTTAAAGCTGCAGGACTCTTCGAGAGGTTGTGGGGGAAGATAGTTAAGTTCGGCTTGATGTTAAAAAAACTAGGGCAAGATGATCCAAGAAGAACTGTTCATTCTCTAAAAGTGGCACTAGCTCTTACATTGGTCTCCATGTTATTCTACTTTGAACCACTGTATGAAGGTTTAGGTCTTGCTGCTATGTGGGCTATTCTGACAGTTGTGGTCGTTTTTGAATTTTCTGTTG GAGCGACGATAGGACGAGGTTTGAATAGAATGATGTCTACTGTAGTAGCTTCTGCTCTTGGCATTGGAGCTCATCGATTAGCAACTCTGACAGGAAATCAAGGAGAGCCTATACTTATTGCTCTCTTTGTCTTCGTAGAAG CTGGAATAGTGACATTCTTCAGATTCATTCCCCAAATGAAGGCAAGATACGATTATGGGCTGCTGATATTCAACGTGACGTTCTGCCTGGTATCGGTGTCTGGATATCGCGACAAAGAGGTCATACAAATGGGATTCGAAAGGGTATGTACCATCACCATTGGAGGCTGTATAGCTGTTGCTGTTTGTGTTTTCATTCGTCCAGTATGGATAGGGGTGGAGCTTCACAATCGGATTTCTACCAACATGGAAAAGCTGGCCAATTTCTTAGAAG AATTTGGAGATGAATACTTTAAAGTATCTGAAAATGAGCAGACCAGAGAGAAGTCATCGTTTCTTGAGGGATATAAAAGTGTTCTAACTTCAAAAGGCAGTGAAAACACTATG GCTAATTTGGCAAGATGGGAACCGGGCCATGGGAATTTCAGATTTCGTCATCCATGGGAACAATACTTGAAAGTTGGAACCCTTACTCGCCAATGTGCGTTCAAAATTGAAGCTCTCAACAACTACCTTACCTCTGAAACCCAA ACACCTCAGGAAGTCAAAAGCATAATACAAGGGCCAAGCGTGGTTATAAGCTCAGAGTGTGGGAAAGCATTGAAGGAGTTAGCAACCTCAGTGAAGAAAATGACCAAATCATCCTCAAATGAGCCTCATATTGCAAAGTCGAAAGATGCTGCTGAAGAACTCAAAGCTGTTATAAGATCAAGCTTGTGTAAACACCCAGCTGATTCTCTACATATAATACAAGAAGGTGCAGTGGCTTCACTACTCCTTGAAATTATCACATGTATAGAGAAAATTGCCGACGCTGCTCATAAACTAGCATCCCAAGCACATTTTAAGGATGTAAAGCCTACAGTGAAaccggaccaggaaaactccgtGAATGATGGGCCACACCATGTTATTACGATTGAGGGTTAA